Below is a window of Arabidopsis thaliana chromosome 2, partial sequence DNA.
gtatttgcGTCTAATGCTGAATGCTAAAGTTCGAGTTTCGTATCAAATGAAGTTGTAAcgatttaataattaatgtgaagcttatttctttttgataatgACCAATGTTATCTAGTTTTATCTCCGTCGATcatataacttaatttattaatttagtatttcatcaaaattgaaataaaaaaaatcgaattgaaATTATTTAGTTCTTGGTCACAAAGCCAACTTTGGTATTCAATCCAAATATCCGATcttgggtttttgtttggaattttATGAATAGTACTATCCAAAATAAGAACATTATCTGTTGAATAATTGATGCGTTTTGGGTTTTTTACAATAATATTAGATCGATACTTTctattagaaacaaaatcattatcTATTCCCGATCATACTAGAGcgtcttaattaattaatattctaaAGAGCCGGTGATCATCATGATGTGTGATGATGCCAAGCGAAGTCGGTGGCTTTGTGACTTTATGGTACGAACGAATATTTTGTTGAAGGGGATATTTTATTTGCCCACGTACACGTGGTTGGTGATAGCCAGATCTTGGACTTAATCTCAATATGATATGTGTGTGCCTCACAAATTATATGTAGTCAACCgataaagtatatatataaattaatcagaaacatatatttattagttaaattaattaaaaatttatagatttttttataaaataaaataagtttagATTAGTGTATATGGTTGCTACGTGCTACTGATTGATTCAGTTCTCTGATTACAAAACATTGTGTGTATAGCAAAAATTAATTCAGTTTGAAATTAAATGGCCATCTTTAGATGTTATGTTTGTATACTTTGGTTTGGGTCGATTAAATCAGCTTTTTACGAGGCATGTGGCTCATCTGTTATTGGACCAGGATTTTTTCCATTGGGCGTGGTCTCGCAAATACCCATCGACAACGATTTTTTCCATAACCCTTTGAAACATAACATGGATAAAGCTGGCACAGTGAACCATAAAAGTATCATGTTGAGTTGGTTCGGTTCGGACCAATCGGTTATTAATTGcatgtaaccaaaaaaaagcaTGAACAAATAAACTTAACACTGTTTTGTAAAAAGTCATATGTATGTACAATGCTTGTAAAATGATTTGTTCTTCTCAGgaccacaaaaataaaaataatggcATCATCGACACGCCGCTGCTCTCGGTGGTAATTTCCATTTGTCATTGTCTCCACAATGGCATATCCACTTCCAAAAATTAAACGGTTACAAAAATGGATTTATACTAAGACTAAAGTAACTTGTATATGCAATGTATAGTATGTAGTGTAACTGTGTAAGTAGTATCATATggttatatatacattatgtGGTTTGATATCCGATCCGATCGATtcatacttttgttttaattatggAAAAATGCATGCAAAGTATTACTTGTCCACCATTGTGATTATAGAGTTGAACAAAGTAAGACTAATATttcccaaacaaaaacataagcaaTCTcgttagaaaaacaaatctcaaaataagaatatcactgaaaagaaatttttgttttcgtatGCGTGTCCATAGCGGTGACGGTGATGGTGGCTGAGATGGGACCATCACCGGAATATGCCAACTCTCCAGCTGTTTATCCGTctagcaaacaaaaacaaaaaatgccgtagaaaaccaaaattaggAAACAACCAAAGATATTGGGCCCAATGCCAGACTGGGCCTAGCTCAAATATTACAACAACCACACATAATTTTTATACTCTGCTCCAACGGCTACTAATCACCGTAGGTCCCTTCAACGGTCCAGAtctctcaaatattttctccTATATACAACATGCAAAGATACATACACTCGAGCATTCTTCACTCAACACtcactttttctctaattCCTTAATTCTCTCAACTAATTACAAATTATGACTCGCAATATTCTCTTGACGGTTACATTGATCTGCATTGTTTTCATCACCGTCGGTGGCCAATCTCCGGCCACCGCACCGATCCATTCTCCTTCTACATCTCCTCATAAGCCTAAACCCACATCTCCCGCCATTTCTCCAGCTGCTCCAACGCCGGAATCCACGGAGGCTCCGGCGAAGACTCCGGTAGAAGCACCTGTAGAGGCTCCTCCTTCTCCTACACCTGCTTCTACACCTCAGATCTCTCCGCCCGCTCCTTCACCGGAGGCTGATACTCCTTCAGCTCCGGAGATTGCACCTTCAGCTGATGTTCCGGCTCCAGCTCTGacaaaacataagaagaagacaaagaagcaTAAGACCGCTCCGGCTCCTGGACCAGCTTCGGAGCTTTTAAGCCCGCCTGCTCCGCCCGGAGAAGCTCCTGGTCCTGGACCAAGCGATGCTTTCTCTCCTGCCGCTGACGATCAggtaaataatatatgatttaaccTAAACAATATGGTAAATTAATTTAGGtaatatgtaaaaatatcacttaagtaaaaacaaatgtaaattaGTCCCATCTTTTGACTATAGTTTAGGTTATTcgttataatttaaaaatgtctgaaatcacaatttttttgttagatttgatTCTTTCTAGTTTCTAGAACTTAAAATTTCGAATTATTTTACTGCAGAGCGGAGCACAAAGAATAAGTGTTGTGATACAAATGGTGGGAGCTGCGGCAATCGCATGGTCTCTACTTGTTCTAGCCttctaataaatttttgttcttcttttttttttttttttttttcaattcttaattttatttattttatatcttttttgaTCCTCTCCCATTTGTCTCATGTATTACAGCTCACATTTTGTATTCAgcattttgatatattatttgtcttttatgtatacaaataataattttaatacatGCTATTTTCTGCAAAATTACTGTTCTCAATTTTGCTAATTATCACATCAATggtaaaatattttcactCATTTCATATTCACAGCTACACTGTCTTAtgaaatcagaaagaaaaaaaaaaaaattctattcCAAATCAAAGTTTATTATGAGAATcaatagaaaattaaagaatacagagaaccaacaaaaaatcttgAGTACGAAAAAATTATTTGCAGAAGAGACCTCTTTTGTACAAAATCACTACTTTGGTCAcaagacaaaacataaaaataggCACTGAGAGACCAGAATCTGtgcatcatcaacatcatcatcatcatcatcatccatcatCAGCCACGCCCAGCGTTTCCATGCCGTTGGTTTCTGAAGTAACTGAGCAACGCCTGTGCCTGACAAGTTACAAGATTTTCTCCAAATAAAGAACTcttcaaaacaatcaaagtCATGAGTGTGGCTACTTAAATTAAGAGGAACATGATATATTAGTTATAAAGTTTGTACCTTTTCTCTAGCTCTAGGAGTACCAGACTGTGAGAGAGCGACGAGTGGAGGAACGGCGCCTTCTTGAAGAACCATGTTGCAGAACCGACCACTGTTGGTtgaaagttgaagaagagCTGCTGCTGCGTTTTCTTTCCCTCTAGCTGAACCCAACTCAACGACTTCAACAAGAAGAGGGATTCCGCCTTCTTGACCAATCGCGTTTCTTCCTTCCGGAATTGTAGCTAGATTTGCCAAAACAGCAACTGCTTTATCCA
It encodes the following:
- the AGP17 gene encoding arabinogalactan protein 17 (arabinogalactan protein 17 (AGP17); BEST Arabidopsis thaliana protein match is: arabinogalactan protein 18 (TAIR:AT4G37450.1); Has 35333 Blast hits to 34131 proteins in 2444 species: Archae - 798; Bacteria - 22429; Metazoa - 974; Fungi - 991; Plants - 531; Viruses - 0; Other Eukaryotes - 9610 (source: NCBI BLink).), whose protein sequence is MTRNILLTVTLICIVFITVGGQSPATAPIHSPSTSPHKPKPTSPAISPAAPTPESTEAPAKTPVEAPVEAPPSPTPASTPQISPPAPSPEADTPSAPEIAPSADVPAPALTKHKKKTKKHKTAPAPGPASELLSPPAPPGEAPGPGPSDAFSPAADDQVNNI
- the AGP17 gene encoding arabinogalactan protein 17 (arabinogalactan protein 17 (AGP17); BEST Arabidopsis thaliana protein match is: arabinogalactan protein 18 (TAIR:AT4G37450.1); Has 67144 Blast hits to 32658 proteins in 1837 species: Archae - 189; Bacteria - 18272; Metazoa - 17078; Fungi - 7544; Plants - 7608; Viruses - 2133; Other Eukaryotes - 14320 (source: NCBI BLink).) is translated as MTRNILLTVTLICIVFITVGGQSPATAPIHSPSTSPHKPKPTSPAISPAAPTPESTEAPAKTPVEAPVEAPPSPTPASTPQISPPAPSPEADTPSAPEIAPSADVPAPALTKHKKKTKKHKTAPAPGPASELLSPPAPPGEAPGPGPSDAFSPAADDQSGAQRISVVIQMVGAAAIAWSLLVLAF